Within uncultured Methanoregula sp., the genomic segment TACTTCTCGCTGTCTACAACGCCCTCAGGGCGGCAGAGGGCAAAACTCCTGCAGTCGCTCTTGTTGCAGGAGAGATCCGGCTTGATCTTGGAGTTGACAATCGCCATATCCGGGTTGATCAGGATCGTGATTGGCGCCTCCATCACTTCAACGGCAGTTGCCCCGTTGAGGTGGACCATGCAATCGTGGTGAGTGGTGCGGACAGAAACGATCCGGTACTTCCTGCCTTTCTGGAGATTGTTGCAGGCCTTTTTCACCTTGCAGGTATCGCATTCGGGCGTTTCCCCTTCATAAATGAACTCAACGCCCTGTTTTGCGAGAACGGTCCCGACCAGTGTCACTTTCGTTTTTGCTTCTGCCATGCTCTCATCTCACTCCCGGTAGAGCATCTGCACCAGATTCTCTGCCGATTCCCTGGTAATCCCCATATCAAATATGGTGAAGCGCTCCGGACGGATAGTCTTTGCCATCAGGAGTGCCTCGACGGCAACCGAGTCTTCGATCCCGACTTCGGCGGGGGTGGTCGGGGCCCCGATGCTTTTGAGCGATGCCCGGATCCCCCTCCAGTCGCCACCGTGGAGGTACATGGAGATGATGGTCCCGATCCCGCAGCTCTCGCCGTGAAGCGCTTTGCCCGGGGCAAGGCGGTCGAGGGCATGGGAGAACTTGTGCTCCCCTCCGCTCGCAGGCCTTGACGAGCCGGCAATGCTCATCGCAACCCCGCTTGAGACGAGCGCTTTTATCACGAGCCAAGCAGACTGCTCCTGGTGCGGCTTGATCAGGTGGGCATCCTTGACCAGGATCTCGGCAGTCATCTTCGATAAGGCAACCGCGTACTCGCTCATGGGCTCGCCCTTGACCCGGTGGGCAAGCTCCCAGTCGAGAATTGCCGTATAATTGGAGATCACGTCCGCACACCCGGCAGCCAGGAGCCGGTGCGGGGCCGTGGCGATGATCCCGGTATCGGCAACGATCGCGATCGGGGGTTCGGCCTCCAGCGAAGAATGTCCATCTTCCATTGGCACCGAGGCCCGTGCAGATGCAATGCCGTCGTGGGATGCGGCGGTGGGAACCGAGATGAACGGGAGATCGAGATTGTAGGAAACGATCTTTGCCGTATCGATCACCCGGCCGCCACCGACCCCGATGAGGAAATCCACATCTTTGGCCGCCTTCTCCCCGGCCTTGATGACCGCGATGTTGATCTCTTCGGCCAGGAACGGCGTTACGTCATACGAAGCCGACATAATGGACATGACCTTGTTTCCTGCAAGGCCCATGGTGCCCTTACCGGAAACGAGCAGCGCAGACGACCCGAGTTTGAGGTCCTCGCAGACCGCCGGGAGCTGGGTGAGAACATCGTGCCCGATCACGACATCCCTGGGCAGCTGCATCCATTTGGACTTGTCAAAGACTTTGGGTTTGAGTAATTTTATTGCATCTGCGCTCATTCTTATCATGGATGATTAGTGATTTCATCTACAAATACTACATCGATCCCATACGATACGAGCAACCCTATAATGCTGTAGAAACGATCACCTACGCGCTCATCCTCATTGCAGCGGTCTATCTCATCTACCGCTGGTTCAGGAAATCGGAGTTTCCTCTCGACGGGCCGTTCGTGCTCGCCACCATTCCCTACGTGATCTTCGGCGGGGTCCTCCGGGTAGTCCAGGACACCCACATGATCCAATCGGATCTCCAGTTTGCCATTGTCACGCCGTTCATTTATTTTGTCATCTTCTTCTATACCTTCGCAATCCTCCTCCTTTCCCGGTTCCTGGAAAAACAGGGGTTCTGCGATACGTACCTTAAACCCTATGCCGGGATCGGCATTTTCTCGGTCTTCTGCGTAGCACTCGTGCTGGCAGCATGGGGAATGACCCATACACGGATCGACCTGTTCGTCCTTGCCATCATCCCGCTGATGGCAACTGTCGCAACCGCTGCAGTCTTTTTGTTCATGCGGTACGTGCTGCGCTGGGAGTACGTCACCGATCCCCTCTACATAACGCTCCTCTTCGGCCAGCTGCTGGATGCAAGTGCAACCAGTTACGGCATCGACCTGCACCCGTCCGTCCATTACATTGAACAGCATGTTGTCGGATCGGCCCTTATCGATTGGGCGCACACCGCTTTCGTGATGTTCCCCTTAAAACTGGTAGTCCTGTTCCCGGCGATCTATATCATGCAGCTCTACCGCAAGGAGGCAAACCCCGCATTCTGGCACCTCGTGCTGCTGGCAATGATCATTGTCGGGTTTGCACCGGGGGTCCGGGACATGGTTCGGATGGTCCTGTATGTCTAATTCCCCGTTGACAAACGCCATCATCATTATCTTCCTCCTTTTCTGCGCAACGCTCACGGTCGGCTGGATCGGATCGGCCCAGAATCCCGCTGTTGGCGAGGATCTCCTGAAACTGTTCCAGAAGGAAGTCGCGGGCCAGATGTCCAAGGACAACGCTCCCGATCTCTGCATCAAGCTCTTCTTCAACAACCTCGAAGCCTGCATCCTCCTCTTCCTTGGCGGAGCATCCTTTGGTATCGTCACCATCTTCATCATGAGTCTCAACGGGATCGTGATAGGGGCGATCATGGAGATCATACGTAAGGACCACAGCGTGCTGTTCGTGGCTGCCGCCCTTGTTCCGCACGGTATCTTCGAGATCCCGGCATTCATCATCTCCGGCGCCCTCGGCATTCTCCTTGCCCAGGCGCTCATCGCGGAGTGGTACGGCGGGCCGGAGGCAGAGGGCGAGGCACGGAAATATGCCCGGGTCTTCCTGGTATACGTGCTGCCGCTCGTGGCAGTCGCCGCGTGCGTGGAGGCTTTTATTACGCCTGTTGTCATACAGTTAGTAGCTTAAAGAAGGTTTGTGCACATGGACGATGACGCGGGCGCTCTGCCCCAGAAACAGGACTTTTCTGCATGGTTTAACGATCTCTTGTGGCGGGCAGAGATTATGGATGTCCGCTACCCGGTCAAGGGGCTCTATGTCTGGTACCCCTACGGGTTTGCAATCCGCAAGTTCGTATACAACCGGCTCCGCGATCTCCTTGACCGGGACCACCAGGAGACCCTCTTCCCGCTCCTTATTCCCGAACAGGAATTCATGAAGGAAGCCGAGCACATCAAGGGGTTTGAAGACGAGGTCTACTGGGTTACCCATGGCGGCACAACTCCGCTCGATGTCAAGCTCGCCCTCCGCCCCACCAGCGAGACCGCCATCTACCCTATGTATGCTCTCTGGCTCCGATCGCACGCAGACCTGCCAATGAAATACTACCAGATTGTCAACACATTCCGGTACGAGACCAAGCAGACCCGCCCGCTCATCCGCCTCCGGGAGATCACCTCATTCATGGAATCGCACACCGTGCATGCGACATGGGACGAAGCAGAAGCCCAGGTGGAATACGAGCTCGCGCTCAGCCGCGAATTCTATGATGGTCTCTGTATTCCCATCACTATCTCGAAGCGCCCCGACTGGGACAAGTTCCCCGGCGCTGACTACACGATGGCAATCGATGCAATCATGCCCAATGGCAAGACTCTCCAGATCGGCACGGTCCACCACCTCGGCACTCACTTCTCGAAAACCTTCTCCATCACCTACGAGGACAAGGAAGGCGTTCAGCAGTTTGCCAGCCAGACCTGCTACGGCATCTCGGAGCGGTGTATTGCTGCACTCATCAGCCTGCACGGCGATGACAAGGGTCTCATCCTCCCGCCGGTTGCAGCCCCCGTCCAGGCAGTCATTGTCCCGATAACGATCGGCAAGCGGCACGAGGATGTACTCGCTGCTGCGCAGAAACTGGAAGCCGATCTCAAGGCAGCAGGGTTCCGGGTCAGGATGGATACCCGCGACATGCGCCCCGGCGCAAAGTACTACTGGTGGGAACTCCGCGGCGTCCCGCTCCGGCTCGAACTCGGACCCAGAGATCTCGATGGCGGGAAGGTTATGGCAGTCAAGCGGACCGGAGAGAAAGTCCCGCTGGACCTCCTGACCATCACTGAAGGCGTCACCCGGGTGCTGGGCGAGATCACGGAAGCCATCCGGATAAAGGCCGAGGAGCACACGAAAACGCATCTGGTCAGCGTGGATTCCATGGCCGGCCTGGATGCAGCCCTCAACGAAGGAAAAGTCGCGGTAGTCCACTGGTGCAAGGAACGCGGGTGCGGGGATGCCATCGAGGAGAAAACAAATGCAAGTATCCTCGGAACCGATGTCCGCTCCCCCTATGTCGCCTCAACGGAAGGTGCATGCATCGTCTGCGGGAAACCCGGCAAGGCAACGCTCGTAGGAAGAACCTACTGATTTCTCTTTTTATTCACGAGAATCCCCCGGGCTTTTATCACCAGCGCAATCATTCCTGTTGATACATTTACAGTCCCCGAATAATGGATCCAGACAGGTTTCCGACCACAAACCTGTTGACCGATCCCCCAGAAACAACAACTGATGCATTATGGATAGGAGAGTAAAACCCCGGGAAGGGATCAAAACATGGCTTATTATTTC encodes:
- a CDS encoding UPF0179 family protein, which gives rise to MAEAKTKVTLVGTVLAKQGVEFIYEGETPECDTCKVKKACNNLQKGRKYRIVSVRTTHHDCMVHLNGATAVEVMEAPITILINPDMAIVNSKIKPDLSCNKSDCRSFALCRPEGVVDSEKYIVTDVLGNASDICEKGRSFKLVEIRPV
- a CDS encoding NAD(P)-dependent glycerol-1-phosphate dehydrogenase translates to MSADAIKLLKPKVFDKSKWMQLPRDVVIGHDVLTQLPAVCEDLKLGSSALLVSGKGTMGLAGNKVMSIMSASYDVTPFLAEEINIAVIKAGEKAAKDVDFLIGVGGGRVIDTAKIVSYNLDLPFISVPTAASHDGIASARASVPMEDGHSSLEAEPPIAIVADTGIIATAPHRLLAAGCADVISNYTAILDWELAHRVKGEPMSEYAVALSKMTAEILVKDAHLIKPHQEQSAWLVIKALVSSGVAMSIAGSSRPASGGEHKFSHALDRLAPGKALHGESCGIGTIISMYLHGGDWRGIRASLKSIGAPTTPAEVGIEDSVAVEALLMAKTIRPERFTIFDMGITRESAENLVQMLYRE
- a CDS encoding DUF63 family protein, producing MISDFIYKYYIDPIRYEQPYNAVETITYALILIAAVYLIYRWFRKSEFPLDGPFVLATIPYVIFGGVLRVVQDTHMIQSDLQFAIVTPFIYFVIFFYTFAILLLSRFLEKQGFCDTYLKPYAGIGIFSVFCVALVLAAWGMTHTRIDLFVLAIIPLMATVATAAVFLFMRYVLRWEYVTDPLYITLLFGQLLDASATSYGIDLHPSVHYIEQHVVGSALIDWAHTAFVMFPLKLVVLFPAIYIMQLYRKEANPAFWHLVLLAMIIVGFAPGVRDMVRMVLYV
- a CDS encoding stage II sporulation protein M — encoded protein: MSNSPLTNAIIIIFLLFCATLTVGWIGSAQNPAVGEDLLKLFQKEVAGQMSKDNAPDLCIKLFFNNLEACILLFLGGASFGIVTIFIMSLNGIVIGAIMEIIRKDHSVLFVAAALVPHGIFEIPAFIISGALGILLAQALIAEWYGGPEAEGEARKYARVFLVYVLPLVAVAACVEAFITPVVIQLVA
- the proS gene encoding proline--tRNA ligase, giving the protein MDDDAGALPQKQDFSAWFNDLLWRAEIMDVRYPVKGLYVWYPYGFAIRKFVYNRLRDLLDRDHQETLFPLLIPEQEFMKEAEHIKGFEDEVYWVTHGGTTPLDVKLALRPTSETAIYPMYALWLRSHADLPMKYYQIVNTFRYETKQTRPLIRLREITSFMESHTVHATWDEAEAQVEYELALSREFYDGLCIPITISKRPDWDKFPGADYTMAIDAIMPNGKTLQIGTVHHLGTHFSKTFSITYEDKEGVQQFASQTCYGISERCIAALISLHGDDKGLILPPVAAPVQAVIVPITIGKRHEDVLAAAQKLEADLKAAGFRVRMDTRDMRPGAKYYWWELRGVPLRLELGPRDLDGGKVMAVKRTGEKVPLDLLTITEGVTRVLGEITEAIRIKAEEHTKTHLVSVDSMAGLDAALNEGKVAVVHWCKERGCGDAIEEKTNASILGTDVRSPYVASTEGACIVCGKPGKATLVGRTY